A stretch of the Desulforamulus ferrireducens genome encodes the following:
- the hfq gene encoding RNA chaperone Hfq, whose translation MTKPQINLQDAFLNQVRKENIPMTIFLINGFQLKGMVRGFDNFTVILESDGKQLMVYKHAISTISPMRPVNTSFSENKPV comes from the coding sequence ATGACCAAACCTCAAATTAATTTACAAGATGCCTTTTTGAATCAGGTGAGGAAAGAAAATATACCTATGACCATATTCTTAATTAATGGCTTTCAATTAAAGGGTATGGTTAGAGGTTTTGATAACTTTACTGTGATCTTAGAAAGTGATGGCAAGCAACTGATGGTGTATAAGCATGCTATCTCCACCATTAGTCCCATGCGTCCGGTGAATACCTCCTTTTCGGAAAATAAACCTGTATAA
- a CDS encoding histone deacetylase: MKKKTGIVFFPAFDWAISPTHPEREERLLYTRDQIFEEGILDLPEIEEFPPRLASLHDIARVHFCVPDVSAQVLEAHRIAAGSAMSLGEKVLNGQLKNGFALVRPPGHHAMRVVHGNRGFCSINNEAILVDYLRRTYGLKRIAIVDTDVHHGDGTQDIFYHDPDVLFISFHQDGRTIYPGTGFTYELGGPGAYATTLNIPLPPGVTDTGLHYVVDNLILPILKDWQPDFVVNSAGQDNHFTDPLGQMLISAQGYARLTEKLKPDLAVLEGGYAIESALPYVNLAILLALAGKDYTSVVEPGYYPHRYQENPKVFDQVQRVVEELNEIWQGRHKVDPLSLTNGNKIYQRNKPIYYDTQFIEEKQIERVYNCPQCPGNLTIDSQAYHPDGKRYHILAITIPFQACKSCQEEGWHIYEQYKQDYRFNYVYLQDKSTDTFMMFQREEQKEVRSDG, from the coding sequence ATGAAGAAGAAAACCGGCATTGTTTTCTTTCCTGCCTTTGACTGGGCTATTTCTCCCACCCACCCGGAAAGGGAAGAACGACTTTTATATACCAGGGATCAAATTTTTGAAGAGGGTATCTTAGATTTACCTGAAATCGAAGAGTTCCCCCCGCGACTAGCCAGCCTCCACGATATAGCCAGGGTGCATTTTTGTGTGCCCGATGTCAGTGCCCAGGTCTTAGAAGCACATCGCATTGCTGCCGGTTCGGCCATGAGCTTGGGGGAAAAAGTATTAAACGGCCAACTGAAAAACGGTTTTGCCTTGGTGCGTCCTCCAGGGCATCATGCCATGCGGGTGGTGCATGGCAACCGAGGCTTTTGTAGCATTAATAATGAAGCAATCTTAGTGGATTATCTCAGGCGTACCTACGGCTTAAAGCGGATTGCCATTGTGGATACGGATGTCCATCATGGCGATGGCACCCAGGACATTTTTTACCATGATCCGGATGTGTTGTTTATATCCTTTCATCAGGACGGCCGGACCATTTATCCCGGTACCGGTTTTACCTATGAACTGGGGGGCCCGGGTGCCTATGCCACCACGCTGAACATTCCCTTGCCGCCGGGAGTAACAGACACCGGCTTGCACTACGTGGTGGATAATTTAATTCTTCCCATATTGAAGGATTGGCAGCCGGATTTTGTCGTAAACTCCGCCGGTCAGGATAATCACTTCACCGATCCGCTGGGTCAGATGCTGATCAGTGCCCAGGGCTATGCCCGTTTAACCGAGAAGCTTAAACCGGACTTGGCTGTTTTGGAAGGCGGTTATGCCATCGAATCTGCTTTGCCTTACGTTAATCTAGCCATTTTGTTGGCTTTAGCAGGCAAGGATTACACCTCGGTGGTGGAGCCTGGTTATTATCCCCACCGCTACCAGGAAAATCCCAAGGTCTTTGACCAAGTTCAACGGGTAGTGGAGGAGTTAAACGAAATTTGGCAGGGTCGCCATAAAGTAGATCCACTGTCCCTTACCAATGGTAATAAAATTTACCAACGCAATAAACCTATTTATTACGATACTCAGTTTATTGAGGAGAAGCAGATAGAAAGGGTTTATAATTGTCCCCAATGCCCGGGTAATCTAACCATTGACTCCCAGGCCTATCATCCTGACGGTAAGAGATATCATATTTTGGCTATTACTATCCCCTTCCAAGCTTGCAAAAGCTGCCAGGAAGAAGGCTGGCATATATATGAGCAGTATAAGCAGGATTATCGTTTTAATTACGTATACCTGCAAGACAAATCTACAGACACCTTTATGATGTTCCAACGGGAAGAACAAAAAGAAGTGCGCTCGGACGGATAG
- the mutL gene encoding DNA mismatch repair endonuclease MutL — MSKILVLDEATANQIAAGEVVERPVSVVKELVENSLDAGASKISVELVEGGADCIKVVDNGSGMSSEDATLCFQRHATSKIKIAEDLHRIVTLGFRGEAMASIAAVAKVTLITRQEEDLAGTKVVIEAGEIKEVSPVGCPVGTSIEVKDLFYNTPARKKFLKTATAETNQISDMLSRIALARPMVRFELRSGGKVLFFSPGTGMLKDTAASIYGVENVRSMLEVNYQGSLLSLTGLISKPVLTRASRLYQNFFINGRYIRSALLSSILQQSYQNLIPAGRFPIAVLQLKLDPAQVDVNVHPTKMEVRFAREKEVQQELLGALSQTLSLPKVIPGLWEIMPGRSQEKLVTTEQPTSANKEINTTKVPDTIQSKEQMSFSLPQPAPPTARVKEEPLFRPREITSPATHQVQEHKDNYQAADNIFPYLTPVGQVPPTYVLAYGEAGLYIIDQHAAHERVLYEKYFKLLQEKAQSQMLLQPITLEIPQHEAQLVIQHILDFQAAGFILEHFGGDTFLLRGVPAGAADAPREIFLDLLARLREMPGQKLDQGLVIEQLAASMACRDAVKAKAHLGNSEIKALLEGLAQCQQPFCCPHGRPTLIHITHEELKKRFKR, encoded by the coding sequence TTGAGTAAAATTCTTGTACTGGACGAAGCCACAGCCAACCAGATTGCTGCCGGTGAGGTTGTGGAACGTCCAGTTTCTGTGGTTAAGGAATTAGTGGAAAATAGCTTGGATGCAGGCGCCAGCAAAATTAGTGTTGAGTTAGTGGAAGGTGGCGCGGACTGCATTAAAGTGGTGGATAACGGAAGTGGCATGTCCTCGGAGGATGCCACCCTTTGTTTTCAACGCCATGCCACCAGCAAAATTAAAATTGCCGAGGATTTACATCGTATTGTTACCCTGGGGTTTCGAGGGGAAGCTATGGCCAGTATTGCAGCTGTGGCCAAGGTAACCCTGATTACCAGACAGGAGGAGGATCTGGCCGGTACCAAGGTGGTTATAGAAGCAGGGGAGATTAAAGAGGTATCTCCTGTGGGTTGCCCGGTGGGTACCTCCATAGAAGTGAAAGACTTATTTTATAACACCCCGGCCAGAAAGAAGTTTCTCAAAACCGCAACAGCCGAGACTAACCAAATAAGTGATATGTTATCAAGAATCGCCCTGGCCAGGCCAATGGTTCGCTTTGAACTGCGCAGTGGTGGCAAAGTACTTTTTTTTAGTCCGGGAACCGGTATGCTTAAAGATACCGCTGCCAGTATTTATGGCGTAGAAAATGTTCGCTCTATGCTGGAGGTAAATTATCAGGGTTCTCTGCTCAGCCTGACTGGGTTAATCAGTAAGCCTGTGCTCACCAGGGCTTCCCGGCTTTATCAAAATTTCTTTATTAATGGCCGCTACATTCGTAGTGCCCTGCTGTCCAGTATCTTACAGCAGTCCTACCAAAACTTAATTCCTGCCGGTCGTTTTCCCATAGCTGTTCTCCAGCTAAAGTTAGACCCTGCTCAGGTGGATGTCAATGTTCATCCAACCAAAATGGAAGTGCGGTTTGCCAGGGAGAAGGAAGTGCAGCAGGAGTTGTTGGGAGCCCTTAGTCAAACCCTGAGCTTACCCAAGGTCATTCCAGGTTTATGGGAGATCATGCCGGGCAGGAGCCAGGAAAAATTGGTTACCACAGAGCAACCAACATCAGCTAACAAAGAGATTAATACCACCAAGGTCCCAGATACAATACAAAGTAAGGAACAAATGAGCTTTTCCTTACCGCAGCCGGCACCGCCGACAGCCAGGGTGAAGGAAGAACCGCTGTTTAGACCCAGGGAGATAACAAGTCCAGCAACTCACCAAGTCCAAGAGCATAAGGACAACTATCAAGCAGCAGATAACATATTTCCCTATTTAACACCCGTTGGACAGGTTCCCCCTACCTATGTACTGGCCTATGGTGAAGCAGGATTATATATTATTGACCAACATGCCGCCCATGAAAGGGTATTATATGAGAAGTACTTCAAGTTATTACAGGAAAAGGCCCAATCGCAAATGCTGTTACAACCCATTACCTTGGAAATTCCGCAACATGAGGCTCAACTGGTGATTCAGCATATCTTGGATTTTCAAGCAGCCGGCTTTATATTGGAACACTTTGGCGGGGATACTTTTTTACTAAGGGGTGTTCCAGCTGGCGCGGCGGATGCCCCCAGGGAGATTTTCTTGGATCTATTAGCCAGACTGCGGGAGATGCCCGGGCAAAAACTTGATCAGGGTTTAGTTATTGAACAACTGGCAGCCTCCATGGCTTGCCGGGATGCTGTCAAGGCTAAGGCACATCTGGGTAACTCAGAGATCAAAGCTCTGCTGGAAGGATTGGCGCAATGCCAGCAGCCCTTTTGCTGCCCCCATGGGAGGCCTACGTTAATTCATATTACTCATGAGGAGCTGAAAAAAAGGTTTAAAAGATGA
- a CDS encoding class I SAM-dependent methyltransferase — protein MKDSIVITTGIRSAEQLEQEALALSRELQAPYLPRKKLSLQALRELSGSNLILIVTKEKLSLLVDDKELFFHPGLAKLRIKEMQTGKTDQMISAMDLREGDTLLDCTLGLASDALVASFVVGPRGKVIGLEDSRPVAEIVRRGLKTYSGEKPALLEAMRRIQVINEHHLNYLRQQPDNSFDVVYFDPMFRVPKEKSSSLEPLRPLANHSPLTAEAVQEAIRVARQRVVMKESSDSQEFFRLGFHTIQGGRYSPVAYGIIQKGGSS, from the coding sequence ATGAAGGATTCCATTGTTATCACAACCGGTATCCGCAGTGCTGAGCAACTGGAGCAAGAGGCTTTGGCTCTGAGTAGGGAGCTTCAGGCTCCTTATTTGCCACGGAAAAAACTATCCCTACAGGCTCTCCGGGAATTAAGCGGCAGCAATCTTATACTAATAGTGACTAAAGAAAAATTATCCCTGCTGGTGGATGATAAAGAATTGTTTTTTCATCCAGGATTAGCCAAATTACGTATAAAGGAAATGCAGACTGGGAAAACTGACCAAATGATTAGTGCCATGGATCTGCGGGAAGGAGATACCCTGTTAGACTGTACCCTGGGGTTAGCCTCAGATGCCCTGGTGGCCAGTTTTGTGGTAGGGCCCCGGGGGAAGGTTATTGGTTTAGAGGACTCCCGTCCGGTGGCAGAGATTGTAAGGCGAGGGTTAAAGACCTACAGTGGCGAAAAGCCCGCCCTGCTTGAGGCCATGCGGCGAATTCAGGTCATCAATGAACATCACTTAAACTATTTGCGGCAACAACCGGACAATTCCTTTGATGTGGTATATTTTGACCCTATGTTTAGAGTGCCTAAGGAAAAATCAAGCTCTCTGGAACCCCTGCGACCCTTGGCCAACCATAGCCCACTAACGGCAGAGGCCGTGCAGGAAGCAATACGAGTAGCCAGACAAAGAGTTGTCATGAAAGAAAGCAGTGACAGCCAGGAATTTTTTCGGTTAGGCTTTCATACCATTCAGGGAGGACGCTATTCCCCGGTGGCCTATGGTATTATCCAAAAGGGGGGGAGTAGCTAG
- the mutS gene encoding DNA mismatch repair protein MutS, translating into MMQQYLEIKKQAPDAILFFRLGDFYEMFFEDAIVGSRELEITLTGRDGGETERIPMCGVPYHAAENYISKLIDKGYKVAICEQVEDPKASKGIVRREIIRVVTPGTVIEGSLLPEKDNNYLVAVSEISPNHYGMAVSDLSTGLFQVAEMVGPGALDSLLDEIARLSPREFLSPATFPQQEKVADFLRLLPTTVLTVLSDDYFAFASAAQTLKEHFAATDISGCLANTALCTSAGCLLRYLLETQKRQLTHITEITTYSPQGFMILDSIARRNLEITKSLREGDKKGSLLWVLDHTKTAMGGRLLKSWLEQPLIDAAKIEERLDAVEELVNSLMLRQEMGEALKHVYDLERLTARAAYGTANGRDLLALLNSLNKLPGLYGLLRQTQSSMLKRIYGEFDTLEDLQALLTSALADNPPVSLRDGGLIREGFHPEIDQLRTAARDGKAWLAGLEAREKERTGIKSLKVGFNKVFGYYIEVTRANLNSVPDYYQRRQTLANAERFITPELKEYESLILGAEDRLVELEYNLFVEIRNKVAGEVSRIRRTADLVAQVDALLSLAEVAYRQGYSRPEICQDGIIQIKEGRHPVVELTLGAGGFVPNDTYLDNGSERLGLITGPNMGGKSTYQRQVALLVLMAQVGSFVPATAAKIGIVDRIFARVGASDDLTSGQSTFMVEMFETKQILDHATPRSLVIIDELGRGTSNLEGMAIAQAVIEFLHNKLGCRTLFSTHYHELAELEGLLPGLTNYATAVKEQGNEVAFLRKVVRAKASKSYGVHCAKLAGLPGEIIQRASQLVAQLEHHQQATREVVAGKGQVAAGVEEQLTIFNETKDELKEEILALDLANLTPLESLIYLDKLQKRLREQ; encoded by the coding sequence ATGATGCAGCAGTATTTAGAAATAAAGAAACAGGCTCCTGATGCCATTTTGTTTTTTCGACTGGGTGATTTTTATGAAATGTTTTTTGAAGATGCCATAGTGGGTTCCAGAGAGTTGGAAATTACCCTCACCGGTCGAGATGGTGGAGAAACCGAACGAATTCCCATGTGTGGTGTACCCTATCACGCTGCGGAAAACTATATTAGTAAACTAATCGACAAAGGATATAAAGTGGCCATTTGTGAGCAGGTGGAGGACCCTAAGGCCAGCAAGGGCATTGTGCGCCGGGAAATTATCCGTGTGGTTACTCCCGGTACGGTCATTGAAGGTAGTTTGCTGCCAGAGAAGGACAATAACTACCTGGTTGCTGTCAGTGAAATTAGCCCCAATCATTACGGTATGGCTGTAAGCGATCTTTCCACCGGGCTTTTCCAAGTAGCGGAAATGGTAGGTCCTGGGGCTTTGGATAGTCTATTGGATGAAATAGCCAGACTTTCACCCCGGGAATTTTTGTCACCAGCCACCTTCCCCCAACAGGAGAAGGTCGCTGATTTTTTGCGTTTGCTGCCAACCACTGTTCTGACAGTTTTATCTGATGATTACTTTGCTTTTGCCAGTGCTGCCCAGACATTGAAGGAGCATTTTGCAGCCACGGATATTTCCGGCTGTTTGGCCAATACCGCCCTTTGTACCTCGGCCGGCTGCCTGTTGCGGTATCTCTTGGAAACACAGAAAAGGCAGCTTACGCATATTACCGAGATTACCACCTATTCTCCCCAGGGCTTTATGATCCTGGACAGCATTGCCAGACGTAACCTGGAAATTACCAAATCCTTGCGAGAGGGAGATAAAAAGGGCTCTCTTCTTTGGGTGTTAGATCATACTAAAACGGCCATGGGGGGACGCTTGCTCAAAAGCTGGTTAGAACAGCCTTTAATAGATGCCGCCAAAATTGAAGAGCGTCTGGATGCTGTGGAGGAATTGGTCAATTCCCTGATGCTGCGGCAAGAAATGGGCGAAGCACTGAAACATGTTTATGACCTGGAAAGACTCACCGCTCGGGCAGCCTATGGTACTGCTAACGGTCGGGATTTATTAGCTCTGCTGAACTCTTTAAACAAGCTGCCTGGCCTATATGGGCTTTTGCGGCAGACCCAAAGTAGTATGTTAAAGAGAATCTATGGGGAATTCGATACACTGGAGGATCTGCAAGCCTTATTAACCTCAGCTCTGGCTGATAACCCACCTGTTTCCCTGCGGGACGGTGGATTAATCAGGGAAGGTTTTCACCCTGAGATAGATCAATTGCGTACAGCCGCCAGGGATGGCAAGGCTTGGCTGGCTGGTCTGGAGGCAAGGGAAAAGGAAAGAACAGGCATTAAAAGCTTAAAGGTTGGCTTTAATAAAGTATTTGGTTACTACATAGAAGTAACCAGAGCCAATTTAAACTCAGTACCGGATTATTACCAGCGTCGCCAAACCCTGGCCAATGCCGAAAGGTTTATTACACCGGAATTAAAGGAATATGAGAGTTTAATCCTCGGTGCCGAAGATAGATTGGTAGAGCTGGAATACAATCTTTTCGTGGAAATTCGTAATAAAGTGGCAGGGGAAGTAAGCCGCATCCGCCGTACCGCGGATTTGGTGGCCCAGGTGGATGCTTTGCTTTCCCTGGCAGAGGTGGCTTACCGCCAGGGATATAGCCGCCCCGAGATTTGCCAGGACGGCATCATCCAAATTAAAGAGGGAAGGCATCCGGTGGTGGAGCTTACTCTGGGAGCCGGTGGTTTTGTGCCCAATGATACCTATTTAGACAATGGGTCAGAACGCCTGGGGCTGATCACCGGACCCAATATGGGTGGCAAGAGCACCTACCAAAGACAAGTGGCACTGCTGGTGCTTATGGCCCAAGTGGGTAGCTTTGTACCGGCAACTGCCGCCAAGATTGGTATTGTGGACAGAATCTTTGCCCGGGTGGGTGCCTCCGATGACCTTACATCAGGTCAGAGCACCTTTATGGTGGAGATGTTTGAAACCAAACAAATTCTCGATCACGCCACCCCTAGGAGCTTGGTAATTATTGATGAATTGGGCAGGGGAACTTCCAATTTGGAGGGGATGGCCATTGCCCAAGCGGTGATTGAGTTTTTGCATAATAAGTTGGGCTGCCGGACGCTCTTTTCCACCCACTATCATGAACTGGCAGAATTGGAAGGTTTGCTGCCTGGTTTAACCAACTATGCCACCGCAGTTAAGGAACAGGGTAACGAAGTGGCCTTCTTGCGTAAAGTGGTACGCGCCAAAGCCAGTAAAAGTTACGGTGTGCATTGTGCCAAGCTGGCAGGTTTGCCTGGGGAAATTATTCAGCGTGCCAGTCAACTGGTAGCTCAGTTAGAGCACCATCAACAGGCCACCAGAGAGGTGGTTGCCGGCAAAGGCCAGGTGGCTGCCGGTGTTGAGGAGCAATTAACCATATTTAACGAAACTAAGGATGAGTTAAAAGAGGAGATCCTGGCTTTAGATTTAGCCAACCTGACCCCCTTGGAAAGCTTAATTTATTTAGATAAGCTACAAAAAAGATTAAGGGAGCAGTAA
- the miaA gene encoding tRNA (adenosine(37)-N6)-dimethylallyltransferase MiaA, whose protein sequence is MKSLKPLVVIVGPTAAGKTEVAIEMAKILHGEVISADSMQVYRGMDIGTAKPTLAEMQGIPHHLIDVVDPDEEYSVAMFQRDAEQLIEDITARGNLPFLVGGTGLYVRAVIDHYDFTPAARDEKLRKQLMEDAARLGPLAMHQRLAAVDPVTAARLHPNDTRRVIRALEVYHLTGKSINEYQYNDQISQPKYRLFMFGLTMDRQLLYRRIEQRVDLMLAQGLVQEVRQLLQKYSKLGTALQGLGYKEIIAYLNGECTLDEAVEILKRNTRRFAKRQLTWFRADKRIEWIELAENTDRREVAKEIAQRIAGDLLKM, encoded by the coding sequence ATGAAAAGTTTAAAACCACTGGTGGTGATAGTGGGACCAACTGCTGCGGGGAAGACCGAGGTAGCCATTGAAATGGCCAAAATTTTGCATGGAGAGGTTATTTCCGCAGATTCCATGCAGGTTTACCGGGGTATGGATATTGGCACCGCCAAGCCTACCCTGGCCGAGATGCAGGGTATTCCCCATCATCTAATAGACGTGGTGGATCCCGATGAGGAATACAGTGTGGCCATGTTCCAAAGGGATGCGGAACAATTAATTGAGGACATTACAGCACGAGGTAACCTTCCTTTCCTGGTGGGTGGTACCGGCCTCTATGTCAGAGCAGTGATCGACCATTATGATTTTACACCGGCAGCCAGAGATGAAAAACTGCGTAAACAGTTGATGGAGGATGCTGCCCGCCTAGGTCCTTTGGCCATGCATCAAAGGTTGGCCGCAGTGGATCCTGTTACCGCAGCGCGCCTGCATCCCAATGACACCAGACGTGTTATTCGGGCTTTGGAAGTATACCACCTGACAGGTAAATCCATCAATGAATATCAGTATAATGATCAAATAAGCCAGCCCAAGTACCGCTTGTTTATGTTTGGATTAACCATGGATCGGCAATTATTATATAGAAGGATCGAACAACGGGTAGATTTGATGCTGGCGCAGGGCTTGGTGCAGGAAGTAAGGCAACTACTACAAAAATACAGTAAACTTGGCACAGCCTTACAGGGGTTGGGTTATAAAGAGATCATTGCTTACCTCAATGGGGAATGTACCTTGGATGAAGCAGTGGAAATACTTAAACGTAATACCAGACGTTTTGCTAAAAGACAACTTACCTGGTTTCGGGCTGATAAAAGAATTGAGTGGATAGAATTGGCAGAAAATACAGATCGTAGAGAAGTTGCCAAAGAAATTGCCCAAAGGATTGCAGGAGATCTATTAAAAATGTAG
- a CDS encoding hydantoinase/oxoprolinase family protein, whose translation MFIGIDVGGTCTDAVLLDGSAVRATAKVETQDDLLISLADALDSLLKGIPGEKIERVVFSTTIVTNLIAEKKYDPVGVIILPGPGRSFLEYREHTDYYVLSGAIDYRGREIIPLRTEELAGAVEWLKQRGYNKVAVVGKFSTRNNAHELKVAEYIKQRHPEWHVEMGHRAGGKLNFPRRIANTLLTCATREKYHYFANAVRDALARRDITAGVFILKADGGTLPLTASEDVPVETIFSGPAASTLGVQALTPPGETSLVVDIGGTTTDLALILSGQPLLASRGAKIDDRYTQVRALAVNSVPVGGDSVIERMGQEFIIYSERVGPAYCLGGPQPTPTDALRVMGITQMGDLDLAKEAMQKLGAPIGLSTMEVAHTIIELVIETIVREIDRMYLEWEQEPAYRVWEVLQKKKLRPQNVVGVGGGAAGFVPQIAARMGCTPILPPYMPVANAIGAAVAKPTLQVNLLADTERQIYIIEEEGYQGKLAGPIDEVAAVELAKSWLMKRAASMNLSQYVQEIEITGQDVFNIVRDWQTTGKLYQISVQTPRGILGHIGSGGRLLK comes from the coding sequence ATGTTTATCGGCATAGATGTTGGGGGGACCTGTACAGACGCTGTTCTGCTGGATGGTAGTGCTGTGCGAGCCACTGCCAAGGTGGAAACTCAGGATGATTTACTTATTTCCCTGGCTGATGCGCTGGACAGCTTATTAAAAGGTATACCTGGTGAAAAAATTGAACGGGTTGTCTTCAGCACCACCATTGTAACCAATTTAATTGCCGAAAAGAAATATGACCCAGTGGGAGTAATTATTCTTCCTGGACCTGGCCGATCTTTCCTGGAGTATCGTGAACATACTGACTATTATGTGTTGAGCGGCGCTATTGACTACCGGGGCAGAGAGATTATTCCCCTTAGGACAGAAGAACTGGCCGGTGCTGTGGAGTGGTTAAAGCAGCGGGGTTATAATAAGGTGGCAGTGGTAGGTAAATTCTCCACCCGTAATAATGCTCACGAATTAAAGGTAGCTGAGTATATTAAACAGCGTCATCCAGAGTGGCATGTGGAGATGGGGCACCGGGCCGGAGGTAAATTAAATTTTCCCCGTCGCATTGCCAATACCCTGCTCACCTGTGCCACCAGAGAAAAATATCATTATTTTGCCAATGCTGTACGAGATGCCTTGGCTCGCCGGGATATTACCGCCGGAGTCTTTATTCTGAAAGCAGATGGTGGTACTTTACCCCTCACAGCCTCAGAGGATGTCCCGGTGGAAACTATATTTTCCGGACCTGCCGCCAGCACCCTGGGAGTGCAGGCTTTAACACCTCCGGGCGAAACCTCTTTAGTGGTGGATATCGGCGGTACCACCACGGATTTGGCTTTGATACTATCCGGTCAACCACTTTTGGCTTCCCGTGGGGCTAAAATTGATGATCGTTATACCCAGGTACGGGCTTTGGCAGTCAATTCCGTGCCGGTGGGTGGTGACAGTGTTATTGAACGGATGGGACAGGAGTTTATTATCTACTCTGAACGAGTAGGACCTGCCTACTGCCTGGGTGGACCACAGCCCACTCCCACAGATGCTCTGCGGGTGATGGGTATAACCCAAATGGGGGATTTGGATTTAGCTAAGGAAGCCATGCAAAAACTTGGTGCACCCATAGGGTTGAGTACCATGGAAGTGGCCCATACCATTATTGAATTGGTTATTGAGACGATAGTGAGAGAAATAGATCGTATGTATTTGGAGTGGGAGCAAGAACCAGCCTATCGGGTTTGGGAAGTGTTACAAAAGAAAAAGCTACGTCCTCAGAATGTAGTGGGAGTGGGGGGCGGTGCTGCCGGATTTGTTCCCCAGATTGCCGCCAGAATGGGCTGTACCCCCATCCTGCCACCCTATATGCCGGTGGCCAATGCCATTGGAGCGGCGGTGGCGAAACCAACACTACAGGTTAATTTACTAGCTGATACCGAAAGGCAAATATATATTATTGAAGAAGAGGGCTACCAGGGTAAATTGGCAGGACCCATTGACGAAGTGGCAGCGGTGGAACTGGCCAAATCCTGGCTGATGAAAAGGGCAGCCAGCATGAATCTTTCTCAGTATGTACAAGAGATAGAAATTACCGGACAGGATGTCTTTAATATTGTACGGGATTGGCAAACCACCGGTAAACTTTATCAAATATCGGTGCAAACACCCAGAGGAATTCTTGGTCATATTGGTTCCGGGGGGAGGTTATTAAAATAA
- a CDS encoding YlbF family regulator yields MSDVVLEKALELGKLIAESDKYKTMRQKEAAMMSDVDAMMLIERFQGLQQRHQLMRMQGKELTEEQMNEVYALEDQMMANPLIREFAEIQESFQKFLNQVNERISEGIEGKPAAGHSCSTCGPRS; encoded by the coding sequence ATGAGTGATGTGGTTTTAGAAAAGGCTCTGGAACTGGGAAAACTAATTGCTGAGTCAGATAAATATAAAACCATGCGTCAAAAGGAAGCGGCTATGATGTCCGATGTGGACGCCATGATGCTAATTGAAAGGTTCCAAGGTCTGCAGCAGAGACATCAATTGATGCGTATGCAGGGCAAGGAATTGACCGAAGAGCAGATGAATGAAGTTTATGCCTTGGAAGACCAAATGATGGCCAACCCTTTAATTCGTGAATTTGCGGAGATTCAAGAAAGCTTTCAAAAGTTTCTTAATCAAGTAAATGAACGGATTAGCGAAGGTATCGAAGGAAAGCCTGCGGCAGGTCATAGTTGCTCAACTTGCGGTCCTCGTTCTTGA